GCCGAGTTCGACTACTCCGGCACCCAGGCCTGCCGCATCCTCAAGGCCGAGGGCCTGCGGGTCATCCTGGTCAACTCCAACCCCGCGACGATCATGACCGACCCGGAGATCGCCGACGCCACGTACGTCGAGCCGATCACCCCCGAGTTCGTCGAGAAGATCATCGCGAAGGAGCGCCCCGACGCGCTCCTGCCCACCCTCGGCGGCCAGACCGCGCTGAACACCGCGATCTCCATGCACGAGCAGGGCGTACTGGAGAAGTACGGCGTCGAGCTCATCGGCGCGAACGTCGAGGCCATCAACAAGGGCGAGGACCGCGAGCTCTTCAAGGGCGTCGTCGAGGCCGTCCACGCCAAGATCGGCCACGGCGAGTCCGCCCGCTCGGTGATCTGCCACACGATGGACGACGTCATCAACGGCGTCGAGACCCTCGGCGGCTACCCCGTCGTCGTGCGCCCGTCCTTCACCATGGGCGGCGCCGGCTCCGGCTTCGCCCACGACGAGGACGAGCTGCGCCGCATCGCCGGCCAGGGCCTCACGCTCTCCCCGACCACCGAGGTGCTCCTGGAGGAGTCCATCCTCGGCTGGAAGGAGTACGAGCTGGAGCTGATGCGCGACACCAAGGACAACGTGGTCGTCGTCTGCTCCATCGAGAACTTCGACCCGATGGGCGTCCACACCGGCGACTCGATCACCGTCGCCCCCGCGATGACGCTCACCGACCGCGAGTACCAGCGGCTGCGCGACATCGGCATCGCGATCATCCGCGAGGTCGGCGTCGACACCGGCGGCTGCAACATCCAGTTCGCGATCGACCCGGCCGACGGCCGCGTCATCGTCATCGAGATGAACCCGCGCGTCTCGCGCTCCTCGGCCCTCGCGTCGAAGGCCACCGGCTTCCCGATCGCCAAGATCGCCGCCAAGCTGGCCATCGGCTACACCCTCGACGAGGTCCCCAACGACATCACCGAGAAGACGCCGGCCTCCTTCGAGCCGTCCCTCGACTACGTCGTCGTCAAGGCCCCGCGCTTCGCCTTCGAGAAGTTCCCGGCCGCCGACGCCACCCTCACCACCACCATGAAGTCGGTCGGCGAGGCCATGGCCATCGGCCGCAACTTCACCGAGGCCCTCCAGAAGGCCCTGCGCTCCCTGGAGAAGAAGGGCTCCCAGTTCACCTTCGTCGGCCCCGTCGGCGACAAGGAGGAACTGCTCGCCACCGCGGTCCGCCCCACCGACGGCCGCATCAACACCGTCATGCAGGCCATCCGCGCCGGCGCCACCCAGGAGGAGGTCTTCGCGTACACGAGGATCGACCCCTGGTTCGTCGACCAGCTCTTCCTCATCAAGGAGATCGCGGACGAGCTCGCCGCAGCCGAGAAGCTCCACCCCGCGCTGCTCGCCGAGGCCAAGCGCCACGGCTTCTCCGACGCCCAGATCGCCGACATCCGCGGCCTGCGCGAGGACGTCGTGCGCGAGGTCCGCCACGCGCTGGGCGTCCGCCCGGTCTACAAGACGGTCGACACCTGCGCCGCCGAGTTCGCCGCCAAGACCCCGTACTTCTACTCCTCGTACGACGAGGAGTCCGAGGTCGCGCCCCGCACCAAGCCCGCGGTGATCATCCTGGGCTCCGGCCCGAACCGCATCGGCCAGGGCATCGAGTTCGACTACTCCTGCGTCCACGCCTCCTTCGCGCTGCACGACGCCGGGTACGAGACCGTGATGGTCAACTGCAACCCCGAGACCGTCTCCACGGACTACGACACCTCCGACCGCCTGTACTTCGAGCCGCTGACGCTCGAAGACGTGCTGGAGATCGTCCACGCCGAGTCGCTGGCCGGCCCCATCGCCGGCGTCATCGTCCAGCTCGGCGGCCAGACCCCCCTCGGTCTCGCCCAGGCGCTCAAGGACAACGGCGTCCCCGTCGTCGGCACCTCCCCGGAGGCCATCCACGCCGCCGAGGACCGCGGCGCCTTCGGCCAGGTCCTCGCCGACGCCGGCCTGCCCGCGCCCAAGCACGGCACCGCCACCACCTTCCCCGGTGCCAAGGCCATCGCCGACGAGATCGGCTACCCGGTCCTGGTGCGCCCGTCCTACGTGCTCGGCGGCCGCGGCATGGAGATCGTCTACGACGAGACCCGCCTGGAGTCGTACATCGCCGAGTCCACCGAGATCTCCCCGACCCGCCCCGTGCTGGTCGACCGCTTCCTCGACGACGCGATCGAGATCGACGTCGACGCGCTCTACGACGGCCACGAGCTCTACCTCGGCGGCGTCATGGAGCACATCGAGGAAGCCGGCATCCACTCCGGCGACTCCGCCTGCGCGCTGCCCCCGATCACCCTCGGCGGCTACGACATCAAGCGCCTGCGGACCTCCACCGAGGCCATCGCCAAGGGCGTCGGCGTCCGCGGACTGATCAACATCCAGTTCGCGCTGGCCGGCGACATCCTCTACGTCCTGGAGGCCAACCCGCGCGCCTCCCGCACCGTCCCCTTCACCTCGAAGGCGACCGCCGTCCCGCTCGCGAAGGCCGCCGCCCGCATCTCGCTCGGCACCACCATCGCCGAGCTCCGCGAGGAGGGCCTGCTCCCGAAGAACGGCGACGGCGGCACCCTGCCGCTCGACGCGCCGATCTCCGTCAAGGAGGCCGTCATGCCGTGGTCGCGCTTCCGCGACATCCACGGCCGCGGCGTCGACACCGTCCTCGGCCCGGAGATGCGCTCCACCGGCGAGGTCATGGGCATCGACTCGGTCTTCGGCACGGCGTACGCCAAGTCGCAGGCCGGCGCCTACGGTCCGCTGCCCACCAAGGGCCGCGCGTTCATCTCCGTCGCCAACCGCGACAAGCGCTCGATGATCTTCCCGGCCCGCGAGCTGGTCGCCCACGGCTTCGAGCTGATGGCCACCTCGGGCACCGCCGAGGTGCTGCGCCGCAACGGCATCAACGCCACCGTGGTGCGCAAGCTCAGCGAGGGCGAGGGCCCCAACGGCGAGAAGAACATCGTCCAGCTGATCCACGACGGCCAGGTCGACCTGATCGTCAACACCCCGTACGGCACCGGCGGCCGCCTCGACGGCTACGAGATCCGTACGGCCGCGGTCGCCCGCAGCGTCCCGTGCCTCACCACGGTGCAGGCGCTGGCCGCGGCCGTGCAGGGCATCGAGGCGCTCGGCCACGGCGACGTGGGCGTCCGCTCGCTCCAGGAGCACGCGGAGCACTTGACCGCAGCCCGCGACTAGCAGCCCGTACAGGGGAGGGGGACACCGGGATCGCCGAGGCGACGGGTGTCCCCCTCTTCATGAGCGCAGAAGGACCTCCCCGCGATGTACAAACTCTTCTTCCGCCTGGTCTTCAAGCGGATGGACCCCGAGCAGGCCCACCACCTGGCCTTCCGCTGGATCCGCCTCGCCGCCCGCGTCCCCGTCCTGCGGACCTTCCTCGCGGCCTGGCTCGCACCGCGCCACGCGGCGCTGCGCACCGAGGCGCTGGGCCTGCGGATGCACGGCCCCTTCGGGCTCGCGGCCGGCTTCGACAAGAACGCCGTCGCCATCGACGGCATGTCCATGCTCGGCTTCGACCACGTCGAGATCGGCACGGTCACCGCGCGGGCGCAGCCGGGCAACCCCAGGAAGCGGCTCTTCCGTCTGGTCCCGGACCGCGCGCTGATCAACCGCATGGGCTTCAACAACGAGGGCTCGGCGGCCGTCGCGGCCCGCCTGGCGGCCCGTACGCCGGTCTTCCGGACCGTCGTCGGCGTCAACATCGGCAAGACCAAGGCCGTCCCCGAGGAGGAGGCCGTCGCGGACTACGTGGCCTCCACCGAGCGCCTGGCCCGCCACGCCGACTACCTCGTCGTCAACGTCTCCTCGCCCAACACCCCCGGCCTGCGCAACCTCCAGGCCACCGAATCCTTGCGGCCGCTGCTGTCGGCCGTGCGCGAGGCCGCCGACCGGTCCGTCACCGGCCGCCGGGTCCCGCTCCTCGTCAAGATCGCCCCCGACCTCGCCGACGAGGACGTGGACGCGGTCGCCGACCTGGCGCTGGAGCTCGGCCTGGACGGCATCATCGCCACGAACACCACCATCGCGCGCGAGGGACTCGGACTGCGGTCGGCGCCCTCCCTGGTCGCCGAGACCGGCGGCCTGTCCGGCGCCCCCGTCAAGGAGCGCTCCCTGGAGGTCCTGCGCCGCCTGTACGCCCGTGTGGGGGACCGCCTGGTCCTGGTGGGCGTCGGGGGCATCGAGGACGCCGAGGACGCCTGGCAGCGCATCCTGGCGGGCGCCACCCTGATCCAGGGCTACAGCGCCTTCATCTACGAGGGCCCGTTCTACGCCCGCGCCGTCCACAAGGGCCTGGCCGCGCGCCTGGCCAACAGCCCGTACGCGACGCTCGCCGACGCGGTGGGCGCCGAGACCCGAAAGGCCGCGCTGTGAGCCCCGTGACCCCCGTGAGCCCTTCCGCGACCCCCTTCGGCGCCCGCCTGCGGGCGGCCATGGACGCCCGCGGCCCGCTGTGCGTCGGCATCGACCCGCACGCGGCCCTGCTGGACTCCTGGGGCCTGGCCGACGACATCGCGGGGCTGGAGGCCTTCTCCCGCACCGTCGTCGAGGCGCTGGCCGACTCCGTGGCGGTCTTCAAGCCGCAGGCGGCCTTCTTCGAGCGGTTCGGCTCGCGCGGGGTCGCGGTGCTGGAGCGGACCGTGGCGGACGCGCGGGCGGCGGGCACGCTGGTGGTGATGGACGCCAAGCGGGGCGACATCGGCTCCACCATGGCCGCGTACGCCTCGGCCTTCCTGGACCCGGCCTCGCCGCTGTTCTCGGACGCGCTGACGGTCTCCCCGTATCTCGGCTACGGCTCGCTGGCGCCGGCGGTCGAACTGGCCCGGGCCTCGGGCGCCGGCCTGTTCGTCCTGGCGCTGACCTCCAACCCCGAGGGCGCCGAGGTCCAGCGGGCGGTCCGCGGGGACGGCCGCACCGTCGGCGCGACGATGCTCGCCCACCTGGCCGCCGAGAACGCGGGCGCCGACCCGATGGGCTCCTTCGGCGCGGTCGTCGGCGCCACCCTCGGCGACCTGTCCTCCTTCGACCTGGACATCAACGGGCCGCTGCTGGCCCCCGGCATCGGCGCGCAGGGCGCGACCGCCGCCGACCTCCCGCGGGTCTTCGGCGCGGCCGTGCGCAACGTCGTCCCGAACGTCTCGCGCGGCGTCCTGCGCCACGGTCCGGACACCGCGGCGCTGCGCGCCTCGGCGGAGCGGTTCGCGGACGAGGTCCGCACGGCCGTCGCGGCGTAGGGCGTGCGGGCCGGACCCGGGGGCGGCGCGGCCGCACCCGGGTCCGGATCCGCCCTCGCCGGCACCGCGCGGAGGTCCCGCGGGGGCCTCGGCGGAGCCCGTCGGACGCGCGCCTCGCACGACCTGACGAAATTCGAACGCTCTTCATCGGACAAAACCGGGGTAGTTTGTCCGTAATACACGGTTCGGTGGAGGCTGACCAGGACTTTTCGTCCGTTCTCGCTGACTGGAGCGGTCCTGGCCGCTAGTCTCCGACCAGAGTGAACGCGCAGCGAAGCAGTTCCACCGCTGTTCGGGAGCTCGCCTGGTGTGGTGCCTTCGGGCAGCCCACCGGTCCGTATCCGACAGTTCGACATCCGAGGTGACGTAGGCGTGGCTCTTCCGCCCCTTACCCCTGAACAGCGCGCAGCCGCGCTCGAAAAGGCCGCCGCGGCTCGCCGGGAGCGGGCCGAGGTGAAGAATCGACTCAAGCACTCCGGCGCCTCCCTCCAGGAGGTCATCAAGACGGGCCAGGAGAACGACGTCATCGGCAAGATGAAGGTCTCCGCCCTGCTGGAGTCCCTGCCTGGCGTGGGCAAGGTGCGCGCCAAGCAGATCATGGAGCGTC
Above is a window of Streptomyces subrutilus DNA encoding:
- a CDS encoding quinone-dependent dihydroorotate dehydrogenase, which encodes MYKLFFRLVFKRMDPEQAHHLAFRWIRLAARVPVLRTFLAAWLAPRHAALRTEALGLRMHGPFGLAAGFDKNAVAIDGMSMLGFDHVEIGTVTARAQPGNPRKRLFRLVPDRALINRMGFNNEGSAAVAARLAARTPVFRTVVGVNIGKTKAVPEEEAVADYVASTERLARHADYLVVNVSSPNTPGLRNLQATESLRPLLSAVREAADRSVTGRRVPLLVKIAPDLADEDVDAVADLALELGLDGIIATNTTIAREGLGLRSAPSLVAETGGLSGAPVKERSLEVLRRLYARVGDRLVLVGVGGIEDAEDAWQRILAGATLIQGYSAFIYEGPFYARAVHKGLAARLANSPYATLADAVGAETRKAAL
- the pyrF gene encoding orotidine-5'-phosphate decarboxylase translates to MSPSATPFGARLRAAMDARGPLCVGIDPHAALLDSWGLADDIAGLEAFSRTVVEALADSVAVFKPQAAFFERFGSRGVAVLERTVADARAAGTLVVMDAKRGDIGSTMAAYASAFLDPASPLFSDALTVSPYLGYGSLAPAVELARASGAGLFVLALTSNPEGAEVQRAVRGDGRTVGATMLAHLAAENAGADPMGSFGAVVGATLGDLSSFDLDINGPLLAPGIGAQGATAADLPRVFGAAVRNVVPNVSRGVLRHGPDTAALRASAERFADEVRTAVAA
- a CDS encoding integration host factor, whose product is MALPPLTPEQRAAALEKAAAARRERAEVKNRLKHSGASLQEVIKTGQENDVIGKMKVSALLESLPGVGKVRAKQIMERLGISESRRVRGLGSNQIASLEREFGTPAG
- the carB gene encoding carbamoyl-phosphate synthase large subunit, which encodes MPKRTDIQSVLVIGSGPIVIGQAAEFDYSGTQACRILKAEGLRVILVNSNPATIMTDPEIADATYVEPITPEFVEKIIAKERPDALLPTLGGQTALNTAISMHEQGVLEKYGVELIGANVEAINKGEDRELFKGVVEAVHAKIGHGESARSVICHTMDDVINGVETLGGYPVVVRPSFTMGGAGSGFAHDEDELRRIAGQGLTLSPTTEVLLEESILGWKEYELELMRDTKDNVVVVCSIENFDPMGVHTGDSITVAPAMTLTDREYQRLRDIGIAIIREVGVDTGGCNIQFAIDPADGRVIVIEMNPRVSRSSALASKATGFPIAKIAAKLAIGYTLDEVPNDITEKTPASFEPSLDYVVVKAPRFAFEKFPAADATLTTTMKSVGEAMAIGRNFTEALQKALRSLEKKGSQFTFVGPVGDKEELLATAVRPTDGRINTVMQAIRAGATQEEVFAYTRIDPWFVDQLFLIKEIADELAAAEKLHPALLAEAKRHGFSDAQIADIRGLREDVVREVRHALGVRPVYKTVDTCAAEFAAKTPYFYSSYDEESEVAPRTKPAVIILGSGPNRIGQGIEFDYSCVHASFALHDAGYETVMVNCNPETVSTDYDTSDRLYFEPLTLEDVLEIVHAESLAGPIAGVIVQLGGQTPLGLAQALKDNGVPVVGTSPEAIHAAEDRGAFGQVLADAGLPAPKHGTATTFPGAKAIADEIGYPVLVRPSYVLGGRGMEIVYDETRLESYIAESTEISPTRPVLVDRFLDDAIEIDVDALYDGHELYLGGVMEHIEEAGIHSGDSACALPPITLGGYDIKRLRTSTEAIAKGVGVRGLINIQFALAGDILYVLEANPRASRTVPFTSKATAVPLAKAAARISLGTTIAELREEGLLPKNGDGGTLPLDAPISVKEAVMPWSRFRDIHGRGVDTVLGPEMRSTGEVMGIDSVFGTAYAKSQAGAYGPLPTKGRAFISVANRDKRSMIFPARELVAHGFELMATSGTAEVLRRNGINATVVRKLSEGEGPNGEKNIVQLIHDGQVDLIVNTPYGTGGRLDGYEIRTAAVARSVPCLTTVQALAAAVQGIEALGHGDVGVRSLQEHAEHLTAARD